In Archangium violaceum, the following are encoded in one genomic region:
- a CDS encoding alpha/beta fold hydrolase, translating into MTTLPPPVQGFAEVKGARLHYELHGDGFPVVFLHGGLLDLRMWEGQMGPFSRHFTTLRYDQRGFGRTEAPLGQPHAPHEDLLALLDRFSMDRAHIIGHSLGGRVALDFALAFPERVSCLVLVAPGIQGAPPSPEEFSWYTRLLGTGGEKDPQALIEAWLGSDYLAAAMALPSVAPQVRQWTVENLPGMRPGAHLPRFLEPSAYSRLEELLMPVLVVVGDRDNPVMLKNAEVLARRVAALTRVTLPGVGHLPNLERPEDFNRAVLDFLLGHPTPAP; encoded by the coding sequence ATGACCACTCTTCCTCCTCCCGTCCAGGGCTTCGCCGAGGTGAAGGGAGCCCGCCTGCACTACGAGCTCCATGGTGATGGCTTCCCGGTGGTGTTCCTCCATGGGGGCCTGCTCGACCTACGCATGTGGGAAGGGCAGATGGGACCGTTCTCCCGGCACTTCACCACCCTGCGCTACGACCAGCGGGGCTTCGGCCGGACGGAAGCCCCCCTCGGGCAACCCCACGCGCCCCACGAGGATCTGCTCGCCCTGCTCGACCGCTTCTCGATGGACCGCGCACACATCATTGGCCACTCGCTCGGAGGGCGCGTGGCGCTCGACTTCGCCCTGGCCTTTCCCGAGCGCGTCTCCTGTCTCGTCCTCGTCGCGCCCGGCATCCAGGGCGCTCCGCCCTCGCCCGAGGAGTTCTCCTGGTACACGCGCCTGCTGGGCACCGGCGGGGAGAAGGACCCCCAGGCCCTCATCGAGGCCTGGCTCGGCAGCGACTACCTGGCCGCTGCCATGGCCCTGCCCTCGGTGGCTCCCCAGGTGCGGCAATGGACGGTGGAGAACCTGCCGGGCATGAGGCCTGGAGCCCACCTTCCCCGCTTCCTGGAGCCCTCGGCCTACAGCCGGCTCGAGGAGCTGCTCATGCCCGTGCTCGTCGTGGTGGGGGACAGGGACAACCCGGTCATGCTGAAGAACGCCGAGGTGCTGGCCCGGCGCGTGGCCGCCCTCACCCGCGTCACCCTTCCGGGTGTGGGACACCTCCCCAACCTGGAGCGCCCCGAGGACTTCAACCGTGCTGTGCTCGACTTCCTCCTGGGACATCCCACCCCAGCCCCTTGA
- a CDS encoding GNAT family N-acetyltransferase, translating to MKPRRHFDTGWRERLALADGTEVELRLVQPADAELLLEGFERLSPRSRIGRFHAAKPRLSEHEVHYLTAVDGEQHLALGAVSVGPEGQGRGLGIARFIRLAPASEVAEAAITVVDAAQGKGLGRILLERLMEAARERGVERFECHIQPGNAAMVRLLNRLLPDGAHEEEDDALRITVSLSSTPRRKWNLLLLLLALAAQGALTVLGPARSHSPNEQGPPG from the coding sequence ATGAAGCCAAGGCGTCACTTCGATACCGGGTGGAGGGAACGGCTGGCACTCGCCGATGGGACGGAGGTGGAATTACGGCTGGTCCAGCCGGCTGACGCGGAGTTGCTCCTGGAGGGCTTCGAACGGCTCTCGCCGCGCTCGCGCATCGGACGTTTCCACGCCGCCAAGCCACGGCTCTCGGAGCACGAGGTGCACTACCTCACCGCGGTGGATGGGGAGCAGCATCTGGCGCTGGGCGCGGTGAGCGTGGGTCCCGAGGGCCAGGGGCGCGGGTTGGGCATCGCCCGCTTCATCCGTCTGGCCCCCGCCTCCGAGGTGGCCGAGGCCGCCATCACCGTGGTGGACGCGGCCCAGGGCAAGGGGCTCGGCCGCATCCTCCTGGAGCGGCTCATGGAAGCGGCGCGGGAGCGGGGCGTGGAGCGATTCGAGTGCCACATCCAGCCGGGCAACGCCGCGATGGTCCGCCTGCTGAACCGGCTCCTTCCCGATGGCGCGCACGAGGAGGAGGATGACGCGCTCCGCATCACCGTGTCGCTGTCCTCCACGCCCCGCAGGAAGTGGAACCTGCTGCTCCTGCTGCTGGCGCTCGCCGCCCAGGGGGCACTGACCGTGCTCGGGCCCGCTCGCTCGCATTCTCCGAACGAGCAGGGGCCACCAGGTTGA
- a CDS encoding serine/threonine-protein kinase: MSEVLPPSLGAAAGPAAPSVSSSRTEDGRALLQERLGLFGKVCFLIDILYYPLFHLAIVLDPQVGLQAALEGLFSYEALGEYAVFGCIWLLCRTGTRSWKALQAIETVGVLLMGAVVSSWPFVHPYPVAGIYEMLLALVALLSLRAILVPSSARRTLLLSGGACGIGMLATVVAMQHRDAAPLSPISQVLLALCWFIVAVAFSTVASAVIYGLRKQVRDARKLGQYTLLQRLGAGAMGEVYLASHALLRRRTAIKLLRADTDGQGLERFEREVQLTSQLTHPNTIAIYDYGRTADGLFYYVMEYLEGVDLEGLFTATGPQPPARVIHILRQVCGALEEAHGLGLLHRDIKPANLFLCRRRGMPDLVKVLDFGLVKQLGNSSDVAISQGSVITGTPLYMAPEAISTPEAVDARGDLYSLGAVGYALLTGTHAFKGRSVVEICAHHLHTPPVPPEVRAGRELPKDLCDVLLRCLEKKPEARYESARALRMALDACADAGRWTEEDAERWWMAHGVEVESARSRREDPTLAGTQTLMADLASRAA; this comes from the coding sequence ATGAGCGAAGTGCTCCCTCCCTCTCTCGGTGCCGCGGCGGGCCCGGCGGCGCCGTCCGTGTCCTCGAGCCGCACCGAGGACGGGCGCGCGTTGCTCCAGGAGCGTCTGGGGTTGTTCGGGAAGGTGTGCTTCCTCATCGACATCCTCTACTACCCCCTGTTCCACCTGGCGATCGTCCTGGATCCCCAGGTGGGCCTCCAGGCGGCGCTCGAGGGCCTCTTCTCCTACGAGGCGCTGGGCGAGTACGCCGTCTTCGGGTGCATCTGGTTGTTGTGTCGCACTGGTACGCGCTCGTGGAAGGCCCTGCAGGCCATCGAGACGGTGGGCGTGCTGCTGATGGGCGCGGTGGTGTCGAGCTGGCCCTTCGTCCACCCCTACCCGGTGGCGGGCATCTACGAGATGCTGCTGGCGCTGGTGGCGCTCCTCAGCTTGCGCGCCATCCTCGTGCCGAGCAGTGCCCGGCGCACGCTGCTGCTGAGTGGTGGCGCGTGCGGCATCGGGATGCTGGCCACCGTCGTCGCCATGCAGCACCGCGACGCGGCGCCCCTCTCGCCCATCAGTCAGGTGCTGCTGGCGCTGTGCTGGTTCATCGTGGCGGTGGCCTTCAGCACGGTGGCCTCGGCCGTCATCTACGGGCTGCGCAAGCAGGTGCGCGACGCGCGCAAGCTGGGCCAGTACACGCTGCTGCAGCGGCTGGGCGCCGGCGCCATGGGCGAGGTGTACCTGGCCAGCCACGCCCTGCTGCGCCGCCGCACCGCCATCAAGCTGCTGCGCGCCGACACGGACGGCCAGGGTCTGGAGCGCTTCGAGCGCGAGGTGCAGCTCACCAGCCAGCTCACCCACCCCAACACCATCGCCATCTACGACTACGGCCGCACCGCGGATGGGCTCTTCTATTACGTGATGGAGTACCTGGAGGGCGTGGACCTGGAGGGGCTGTTCACGGCCACGGGCCCGCAGCCGCCCGCGCGCGTCATCCACATCCTGCGTCAGGTGTGCGGCGCGCTGGAGGAGGCGCACGGCCTGGGGTTGCTGCACCGGGACATCAAGCCGGCCAACCTCTTCCTGTGCCGGCGCCGGGGCATGCCGGACCTGGTGAAGGTGCTCGACTTCGGGTTGGTGAAGCAGCTGGGCAATTCGTCGGACGTGGCGATCTCCCAGGGCAGCGTCATCACCGGGACGCCGCTGTACATGGCCCCCGAGGCCATCTCCACGCCGGAGGCGGTGGACGCGCGGGGAGACCTCTACTCGCTGGGCGCGGTGGGGTACGCGCTGCTCACCGGCACTCACGCCTTCAAGGGCCGGAGCGTGGTGGAGATCTGCGCCCACCACCTGCACACGCCGCCCGTGCCACCGGAGGTGCGCGCCGGGCGCGAGCTGCCGAAGGACCTGTGTGACGTCCTCCTGCGCTGTCTGGAGAAGAAGCCCGAGGCCCGTTACGAGAGCGCGCGGGCGTTGCGGATGGCGCTGGATGCGTGCGCGGACGCCGGGCGCTGGACGGAGGAGGACGCCGAGCGCTGGTGGATGGCGCATGGCGTGGAGGTGGAGTCGGCGCGGTCCCGGCGGGAGGACCCGACGCTCGCCGGGACGCAGACGCTGATGGCGGATCTGGCCAGCCGCGCGGCCTGA
- a CDS encoding sigma-54-dependent transcriptional regulator, whose amino-acid sequence MLKTLIVDDQAAVRTALEVLFDLHGLPTLVAGSPQEALDLVAAEDVGVVVQDMNFTEATTSGHEGLQLLRDIKRLDPDLPVLAMTAWTSLEMAVQLIKEGASDYQAKPWDDTKLVNTVKNLMRLRELSLENTRLRAGGARARAELARKHDLRGVIYASPTMHEVVSLVVKVAPADVPVLITGPHGAGKEQVAEMVQANSRRKTAPFVKVNCGGLPDQLLEAELFGAEPGAYTGAMKLRVGRFEEAHGGTLFLDEIGNLSPAGQAKLLRVLQLGEFQRLGSNVTRKVDVRVISATNVDLPKAIQEGTFREDLYFRLAVIEVKLPALKDRPEDVPVLAEHFLQHFQPEGEVLYLGASARQALLAHDWPGNVRELQNRIQRAVLVRKGATLEAADLGLSEAGQPEKSASEPASVPAALSEEEAQERATVERALAEAQGVVSRAAAQLGLSRQALYRRMERLGLSVERRLKG is encoded by the coding sequence ATGCTCAAGACGCTCATCGTGGACGACCAGGCGGCCGTGCGCACCGCGCTGGAGGTCCTCTTCGATCTGCACGGCCTGCCCACGCTGGTCGCCGGCTCGCCCCAGGAGGCGCTGGACCTGGTGGCCGCGGAGGATGTGGGAGTGGTGGTGCAGGACATGAACTTCACCGAGGCCACCACCTCCGGTCACGAGGGACTCCAGCTGCTGCGGGACATCAAGCGATTGGACCCCGACCTGCCCGTGCTGGCGATGACGGCGTGGACGTCGCTGGAGATGGCGGTGCAGCTCATCAAGGAGGGAGCGAGCGACTACCAGGCCAAGCCGTGGGACGACACCAAGCTCGTCAACACGGTGAAGAACCTGATGAGGCTGCGGGAGCTGTCGCTGGAGAACACGCGCCTGCGGGCGGGGGGCGCCAGGGCCCGGGCGGAGCTGGCGCGCAAGCACGACCTGCGCGGCGTCATCTACGCGAGCCCCACCATGCACGAGGTGGTGTCACTCGTAGTGAAGGTGGCCCCCGCGGACGTGCCCGTCCTCATCACCGGCCCCCATGGCGCCGGCAAGGAGCAGGTGGCGGAGATGGTGCAGGCCAACTCGCGCCGCAAGACCGCACCCTTCGTGAAGGTGAACTGCGGCGGGCTGCCGGATCAGCTCCTGGAGGCCGAGCTCTTCGGCGCCGAGCCCGGGGCCTACACCGGAGCCATGAAGCTGCGCGTGGGCCGCTTCGAGGAGGCGCACGGCGGCACGCTCTTCCTCGACGAGATTGGCAACCTGTCCCCGGCCGGGCAGGCGAAGCTGCTGCGCGTGCTGCAGCTGGGCGAGTTCCAGCGGCTGGGCAGCAACGTGACGCGCAAGGTGGACGTGCGCGTCATCAGCGCCACCAACGTGGACCTCCCCAAGGCCATCCAGGAGGGCACCTTCCGCGAGGACCTCTACTTCCGGCTCGCCGTCATCGAGGTGAAGCTGCCGGCGCTGAAGGACCGGCCCGAGGACGTGCCGGTGCTCGCCGAGCACTTCCTCCAGCACTTCCAGCCCGAGGGCGAGGTGCTGTACCTGGGCGCCAGCGCGCGCCAGGCGCTGCTGGCCCACGACTGGCCGGGCAACGTGCGCGAGCTGCAGAACCGGATTCAACGCGCGGTGCTGGTGCGCAAGGGGGCCACGCTGGAGGCGGCGGATCTCGGGCTGTCCGAGGCGGGCCAGCCGGAGAAGTCCGCCTCCGAGCCCGCGTCCGTCCCCGCCGCGCTCTCCGAGGAGGAGGCCCAGGAGCGCGCCACCGTGGAGCGGGCCCTCGCCGAGGCGCAGGGCGTGGTGTCGCGCGCCGCCGCCCAGCTCGGACTCAGCCGTCAGGCCCTCTACCGGCGCATGGAGCGGCTCGGCCTCAGCGTGGAGCGCCGGCTCAAGGGCTGA